In Vibrio japonicus, one DNA window encodes the following:
- the aat gene encoding leucyl/phenylalanyl-tRNA--protein transferase produces MTIYLTELDPKELWFPSPFEALDDPNGLLAFGGDLSPNRLVLAYHNGIFPWYGPDEPILWWSPTPRATFDPAKFKPAKSLKKFQKKHNYKVSINKATNSVIDQCAAVRSKEETWLNEDMRAAYKQLAQMGYCHSVEVWQEEELIGGLYGLSIGQLFCGESMFSLRSNASKIALWYFCHHFQQHGGKLIDCQVMNPHLQSLGAQELEREDFAQRLLSFRERSIEKNCFNEQWLASPLEDTNEL; encoded by the coding sequence ATGACTATTTACTTGACAGAGTTGGACCCAAAAGAGTTATGGTTCCCATCTCCTTTCGAAGCGCTAGACGACCCTAATGGTCTTCTCGCTTTTGGTGGCGACCTCTCTCCGAATAGACTTGTATTGGCTTACCACAATGGGATATTTCCTTGGTATGGCCCTGATGAGCCTATCTTATGGTGGAGCCCTACCCCTCGTGCAACCTTCGATCCTGCCAAGTTCAAACCTGCTAAAAGCCTTAAAAAGTTTCAAAAAAAGCACAATTATAAAGTAAGTATAAATAAAGCCACGAACTCCGTGATAGATCAATGTGCCGCAGTCAGAAGCAAGGAAGAAACTTGGTTGAATGAGGACATGCGTGCTGCCTACAAGCAGTTAGCACAAATGGGATATTGCCATTCTGTCGAAGTTTGGCAAGAAGAAGAGTTAATTGGCGGGTTGTATGGTTTATCGATTGGGCAGTTGTTCTGTGGCGAATCGATGTTCAGTCTACGTAGCAATGCGTCAAAAATCGCCTTGTGGTATTTTTGTCACCACTTTCAACAACATGGTGGAAAACTCATCGATTGTCAGGTAATGAATCCACACCTTCAGTCTTTAGGAGCACAAGAACTTGAACGTGAGGATTTTGCTCAAAGACTGCTATCCTTTAGGGAACGGTCCATTGAAAAAAATTGCTTTAATGAACAATGGTTAGCATCACCGTTAGAGGATACCAATGAGCTCTGA
- the infA gene encoding translation initiation factor IF-1 produces MAKEDVIEMQGTVLDTLPNTMFRVELENGHVVTAHISGKMRKNYIRILTGDKVTVEMTPYDLSKGRIVFRAR; encoded by the coding sequence ATGGCTAAAGAAGACGTAATTGAGATGCAAGGCACTGTCCTTGATACTCTTCCAAACACAATGTTCCGTGTTGAGCTAGAAAACGGCCACGTAGTTACTGCTCACATCTCTGGTAAAATGCGTAAGAACTACATCCGTATTCTTACTGGTGACAAAGTAACTGTAGAGATGACTCCATACGATCTGTCAAAAGGTCGCATCGTCTTCCGTGCTCGTTAA
- a CDS encoding arginyltransferase translates to MSSDLQHIRIGLTDSHPCSYLSGKQERVAVALDPAMHSTANYELLLANGFRRSGNTIYKPHCDKCSACEALRVSVADFIPSKSQKRISSKARNFEWVLKTHMDEGWFELYSRYIEERHRTGTMYPPQQDEFAQFSQCAWLNTQYLHVYDNDKLIAIAVTDVLSHSASAFYTFYDPDYELSLGTLAVLLQLEYCKNEGKQWLYLGYQIDECPAMNYKVRFQRHQRLVNQRWQG, encoded by the coding sequence ATGAGCTCTGATCTGCAACACATACGCATTGGCCTTACAGATAGCCACCCATGCAGTTATCTTTCAGGAAAACAAGAAAGAGTCGCTGTTGCGCTTGATCCAGCCATGCACTCTACCGCTAACTACGAACTTTTACTCGCTAACGGTTTTCGTCGAAGCGGAAATACTATCTATAAACCGCATTGTGATAAGTGCAGTGCGTGTGAAGCTTTACGTGTATCTGTCGCAGACTTTATCCCGTCTAAAAGTCAGAAACGAATCTCCAGTAAAGCTCGCAATTTTGAGTGGGTCTTAAAAACCCATATGGATGAAGGATGGTTTGAGCTATACTCTCGCTACATAGAGGAGCGCCATCGCACAGGTACAATGTATCCACCTCAGCAAGATGAGTTCGCCCAGTTTTCCCAATGCGCCTGGCTGAACACTCAATACCTGCACGTCTACGACAATGATAAGTTAATCGCTATCGCCGTGACCGATGTTCTTAGCCATAGCGCCAGCGCCTTCTATACTTTTTATGATCCGGATTATGAACTATCACTGGGCACACTCGCCGTATTGCTTCAGCTGGAATACTGTAAAAACGAAGGGAAACAGTGGCTTTATCTAGGCTATCAAATTGATGAATGCCCAGCCATGAACTACAAAGTCCGCTTTCAACGCCATCAAAGGCTAGTAAATCAGCGTTGGCAAGGGTAG
- a CDS encoding glycine zipper 2TM domain-containing protein — translation MKKWLLMILIFPLLANAAYERNKARPVNNVVFGKVETVRYITEQDIVKAQANGWETLLGAVVGGVIGHQFGSGRGKEVATAVGAVAGAGIARNSANREYRVEYRLVELLIKTENNQLIDVIQDVDKNMLFSRGDRVRILYFNDGVRVDIEY, via the coding sequence ATGAAGAAGTGGTTACTGATGATATTGATTTTTCCGCTGCTTGCCAATGCAGCGTATGAAAGAAACAAAGCTAGGCCAGTCAATAATGTCGTTTTTGGAAAAGTTGAGACAGTGCGTTACATCACAGAGCAAGATATCGTCAAAGCACAAGCGAATGGTTGGGAGACATTGCTTGGTGCCGTCGTCGGTGGTGTGATTGGTCACCAGTTTGGTAGTGGTCGAGGAAAAGAAGTGGCAACTGCAGTTGGGGCGGTGGCAGGTGCAGGGATCGCCAGAAATAGCGCTAATAGAGAGTATAGGGTGGAATATAGATTGGTTGAGCTGCTAATTAAAACCGAAAATAATCAGCTGATCGACGTGATTCAGGATGTGGATAAAAACATGCTGTTTAGCCGGGGAGACCGAGTGCGTATTCTCTATTTTAATGATGGTGTCAGAGTCGATATAGAATACTAA
- the aroA gene encoding 3-phosphoshikimate 1-carboxyvinyltransferase: MESLTLQPIKKISGEVNLPGSKSVSNRALLLAALAKGTTRLTNLLDSDDIRHMLNALTKLGVKYQLSDDKTVCEVEGLGKPFEATEAQELFLGNAGTAMRPLAAALCLGSGEYVLTGEPRMKERPIGHLVDALRQAGAEIEYLENENFPPLKIKGTGLKGGTVEIDGSISSQFLTAFLMSAPLAQGDVTIKIIGELVSKPYIDITLHIMAQFGVEVENRDYQEFVIRSGQSYIAPGDFLVEGDASSASYFLAAAAIKGGEIKVTGIGKNSIQGDIQFADALEKMGAQIEWGDDYVISRVGELNAVDMDFNHIPDAAMTIATTALFAKGTTAIRNVYNWRVKETDRLAAMATELRKVGAEVEEGEDYIVVTPPAQLKHAAIDTYDDHRMAMCFSLVALSDTPVTINDPKCTSKTFPDYFDKLASLSC; the protein is encoded by the coding sequence ATGGAAAGCCTTACGTTACAACCTATTAAGAAAATTTCTGGTGAAGTGAACTTACCTGGTTCAAAAAGTGTTTCTAACCGCGCGCTACTTTTGGCGGCGTTGGCGAAAGGAACAACGCGTCTAACTAACCTGCTTGATAGTGACGATATCCGTCACATGCTGAATGCGCTGACAAAGCTAGGCGTTAAATATCAGCTATCCGACGACAAAACGGTGTGTGAAGTAGAAGGTCTAGGCAAACCGTTTGAAGCAACAGAAGCTCAAGAGCTGTTTCTTGGCAACGCAGGTACAGCGATGCGTCCATTAGCGGCTGCTTTGTGTCTGGGTAGCGGTGAGTATGTATTGACTGGCGAGCCTCGTATGAAAGAGCGCCCAATCGGTCACTTGGTTGATGCGCTTCGTCAAGCGGGTGCTGAGATTGAGTATCTGGAAAATGAGAACTTCCCGCCACTTAAGATTAAAGGAACAGGCCTGAAAGGTGGAACGGTCGAAATCGATGGGTCTATCTCCAGTCAGTTTTTGACCGCGTTTTTGATGTCAGCTCCTCTGGCTCAAGGCGATGTGACGATTAAGATCATCGGAGAGCTTGTCTCTAAACCCTACATCGATATTACTCTGCATATTATGGCGCAGTTTGGTGTTGAAGTAGAAAACCGCGATTATCAAGAATTCGTTATCCGTAGTGGCCAATCGTATATCGCACCGGGAGATTTCTTGGTGGAAGGTGATGCGTCTTCTGCTTCTTACTTCCTGGCCGCAGCGGCGATCAAAGGCGGTGAGATTAAGGTCACTGGCATCGGCAAAAACAGCATTCAAGGCGATATTCAGTTTGCGGACGCGCTAGAAAAAATGGGTGCGCAGATTGAGTGGGGCGACGATTACGTAATTTCACGCGTCGGTGAGTTGAACGCTGTTGATATGGACTTTAACCACATTCCAGATGCTGCAATGACGATCGCGACGACCGCGTTGTTTGCTAAGGGTACGACTGCTATTCGTAACGTTTACAACTGGCGCGTAAAAGAGACAGACCGTTTAGCGGCCATGGCAACAGAGCTTCGTAAAGTGGGTGCTGAGGTGGAAGAAGGCGAGGATTACATCGTGGTCACGCCTCCTGCTCAGCTTAAACATGCAGCGATCGATACGTACGATGATCACCGTATGGCGATGTGCTTTTCTCTGGTCGCACTGAGCGATACACCTGTGACAATCAACGATCCAAAGTGTACATCCAAAACATTCCCGGATTACTTTGACAAATTAGCCTCATTGAGCTGTTAA